One Halichondria panicea chromosome 3, odHalPani1.1, whole genome shotgun sequence genomic region harbors:
- the LOC135333650 gene encoding uncharacterized protein LOC135333650, producing the protein MQFIVLSSFLFMLGIAHAEIVMSPTDTAISTINKAAKLASTMTTTGTRARRSVNLRRLSTEDFNQCQTIANRVVCETGLQEDLYTLALECQQQDTATVAQFACGINNENGLYCGQGLEISQQFEEEASSNCRSLSSCSSSCRNSITRIRDQLGCCSSHWTNLLAGSRTNLDGAFWSVCGVSTGELCPIPTYNSTVTSRFCTLAETSRILFSRRCMQNTSGITVETLANTTGCGGVAKIHVEVCSVDSDGSFCSLKTNQRTLTNMAENCAQNVVSGSGCSFACRSSMIAFRNEFGCCINSLFNGTTIRVAPISGANQVLRFFTNSFWSRCNVSPPGTCESLLLSPNIRDNGGVNIRDNGGVKTSGVISVTLVLIVALAALFL; encoded by the coding sequence ATGCAATTCATCGTTCTTTCCTCATTTCTGTTTATGCTGGGCATTGCCCACGCAGAGATTGTCATGTCTCCAACAGATACGGCTATCTCCACAATCAACAAGGCTGCAAAACTAGCATCAACCATGACAACTACCGGCACTCGAGCCAGGAGATCCGTAAATCTCAGACGACTATCCACTGAAGACTTCAATCAATGTCAAACAATAGCTAATAGGGTTGTCTGTGAGACTGGCCTTCAGGAGGACCTTTACACTCTGGCACTGGAATGCCAGCAGCAAGACACCGCTACCGTAGCTCAGTTTGCTTGTGGAATCAATAATGAGAATGGTCTATACTGCGGTCAGGGATTGGAGATAAGCCAACAGTTTGAAGAAGAAGCATCGTCCAATTGCCGATCGCTTTCATCTTGCTCATCCAGCTGTCGAAACTCGATCACCCGTATTCGAGACCAACTAGGCTGTTGTTCTAGTCACTGGACAAATTTGTTAGCTGGCAGCCGAACAAACCTTGATGGGGCATTCTGGTCAGTTTGTGGTGTGAGCACAGGTGAACTGTGCCCTATCCCAACATACAACTCCACCGTTACATCCCGATTTTGTACACTAGCCGAAACCAGTCGAATCCTCTTCTCTCGCCGATGCATGCAGAATACATCAGGAATAACAGTTGAAACGCTTGCTAACACTACTGGCTGTGGAGGAGTAGCCAAGATCCATGTCGAAGTATGCAGTGTCGATTCCGATGGAAGTTTCTGCAGTCTAAAAACTAATCAAAGGACTTTAACAAACATGGCCgaaaactgtgcacaaaatGTAGTCTCTGGAAGTGGTTGTTCTTTTGCATGCAGATCTTCCATGATAGCATTTCGTAACGAGTTTGGATGCTGTATCAACAGTCTTTTCAATGGTACTACCATTCGAGTTGCTCCTATATCAGGCGCAAATCAAGTACTTCGATTCTTCACCAACAGTTTCTGGTCGAGATGCAATGTTTCTCCTCCTGGTACATGTGAGAGCCTTCTGTTGTCTCCCAATATTAGGGACAATGGAGGAGTCAATATTAGGGACAATGGAGGAGTCAAGACCAGTGGTGTGATCAGTGTTACATTGGTGCtgatagttgcactagctgcTTTGTTCCTTTGA